One Alicyclobacillus acidoterrestris DNA window includes the following coding sequences:
- a CDS encoding substrate-binding domain-containing protein yields the protein MPVTIYDVAREAKVSMATVSRVINGTAVVKDETKKRVQDAIARLGYRPNAVARGLASKRTRTIGVIVPDVSAAFVAEMVRGIEDIATMYDYHIILVNSDAQVDREVSLVGTMWEKQVDGIIYMTNVLSQKEIDAFEEAQIPVVLCATEDPERRIPSVNIDNYRAGRDAVNFLLEKECKEIAFVTTEEGESVVADRRLQGAQSRMRDQELHVIRTGQGRYEVALGIIREYLEKHPLDGVVAASDELGLATIHAVQDIGRHVPGDVKVIAFDNTRLATMIRPEMTVIAQPMYDFGAVSMRLLTKLLQDEPVDNYSVTLLHNILERKST from the coding sequence ATGCCTGTAACAATATATGATGTGGCTCGTGAGGCGAAGGTCTCGATGGCTACGGTATCGCGCGTGATTAACGGGACGGCTGTAGTGAAAGACGAGACCAAAAAACGAGTACAAGACGCGATTGCGCGATTGGGGTACCGGCCTAACGCGGTTGCAAGGGGATTGGCGAGTAAACGGACGCGGACGATTGGCGTCATCGTCCCGGACGTATCTGCCGCGTTTGTGGCGGAAATGGTTCGTGGTATTGAAGACATCGCGACCATGTATGATTACCATATTATTCTAGTCAACTCGGATGCTCAAGTCGACCGCGAGGTCAGTCTCGTGGGTACGATGTGGGAAAAGCAGGTTGACGGGATTATCTATATGACGAATGTGTTGAGTCAGAAGGAAATTGATGCGTTTGAAGAAGCGCAGATTCCTGTTGTGCTCTGTGCTACGGAAGATCCAGAGAGACGAATTCCGTCCGTCAACATCGACAATTATCGAGCTGGCCGCGACGCTGTGAATTTCTTGTTGGAAAAGGAATGCAAAGAAATTGCGTTCGTTACGACCGAGGAAGGTGAATCGGTTGTGGCGGATCGGCGGTTGCAAGGCGCACAGAGCCGTATGCGAGACCAGGAACTACATGTCATCCGCACTGGTCAAGGGCGGTATGAAGTGGCACTGGGCATTATCCGAGAATACCTTGAAAAACACCCATTGGATGGTGTGGTTGCGGCGTCTGACGAATTGGGACTGGCGACGATTCATGCAGTACAGGACATCGGCCGTCACGTACCAGGGGATGTTAAGGTCATCGCGTTTGATAATACGCGACTCGCCACGATGATTCGCCCCGAGATGACGGTGATTGCTCAACCGATGTACGATTTTGGGGCTGTGTCGATGCGACTTTTGACCAAGCTGCTGCAGGATGAACCTGTCGATAATTACTCGGTGACGTTACTGCATAATATTTTGGAACGGAAGTCGACCTGA
- a CDS encoding adaptor protein MecA, with translation MRVERIAKDKVRIFISYDDLEERGIDRDEIWHNGKKVQDLFWDMMETAYMEVGFEIAGPISVEAFTMPTEGVVVIVTRIPSIPGVAQDDDDDEDDDNLIHRHTNYAQSIDSQLVYEFGEFDDLIAVCHTLVDYDLESSLFRYRDAYHLLITDPLVVETYQTIASVLSEYGEPSNATDALLHEYGKEILHENAIRVLAERFPV, from the coding sequence ATGCGAGTTGAACGAATTGCCAAGGACAAAGTGCGTATCTTCATCAGTTACGATGATTTAGAGGAACGCGGAATTGACCGTGACGAGATATGGCACAACGGCAAAAAAGTTCAAGATTTATTTTGGGACATGATGGAAACCGCCTATATGGAAGTTGGTTTTGAGATTGCAGGTCCCATTTCCGTTGAGGCGTTCACCATGCCGACCGAAGGGGTTGTCGTCATTGTCACGAGAATTCCGAGCATACCAGGCGTTGCTCAGGATGATGACGATGACGAGGATGATGATAACCTAATTCATCGGCATACCAATTACGCGCAGTCCATCGACTCGCAACTTGTCTACGAGTTCGGCGAGTTCGACGATTTAATCGCGGTTTGTCATACACTGGTGGACTACGACTTGGAAAGTTCACTGTTTCGATATCGTGACGCATATCATTTGTTGATTACAGATCCATTGGTTGTTGAAACATATCAAACCATTGCGTCTGTGTTGTCGGAATATGGGGAACCGAGCAACGCGACAGATGCATTGTTGCACGAGTATGGGAAAGAAATTCTCCACGAAAATGCGATTCGCGTATTGGCTGAACGCTTTCCAGTTTAA
- a CDS encoding Glu/Leu/Phe/Val family dehydrogenase: protein MTQASSSNTQGTGTAENTDVLSRTQDVILEALQTLGYDQQMYDLLRLPLRVLTVRFPVRMDDGSVRVFTGYRAQHNDAVGPTKGGIRLHPDVTQEEIEALSIWMSIKCGIADLPYGGGKGGIECDPRDMSFDEIERVSRAYVRAVSQIVGSAKDIPAPDVFSNSQNMAWMFDEYSRLREFDSPGFITGKPIVLGGSKGRESATARGVAICIEEALKIRGLNLRDTRVIVQGFGNAGSYIAKFMYDAGAKVVGISDAYGALYREEGLDIDELLERRDSFGTVTRLYRHTISNRELLEMPCDILVPAAVENQITQENADRIQASIVVEAANGPTTAAATEILTEKGILLVPDVVGNSGGVIVSYFEWVQNNQGYYWEEDEIDERLASRMRTSFQRVYQTSLRYGVNMRLAAYIVGIQRMAEAARWRGWV from the coding sequence GTGACTCAGGCTAGCTCATCGAATACGCAAGGAACTGGTACAGCAGAAAATACGGATGTTCTGTCCCGAACGCAGGACGTCATTCTCGAGGCATTGCAGACGCTCGGGTATGATCAGCAGATGTATGATCTGCTGCGATTGCCGCTGCGCGTATTGACCGTGCGATTCCCAGTTCGCATGGACGATGGATCGGTCCGCGTGTTTACCGGGTACCGCGCTCAGCATAATGATGCAGTCGGGCCAACGAAGGGTGGCATTCGTCTGCATCCGGATGTGACACAGGAAGAGATTGAAGCGTTGTCCATCTGGATGTCCATTAAGTGTGGTATTGCTGATCTACCATACGGCGGTGGCAAAGGTGGTATCGAATGCGATCCTCGGGACATGTCATTTGATGAGATTGAACGTGTGAGTCGAGCGTATGTCAGAGCGGTCAGCCAAATTGTCGGATCGGCGAAAGACATCCCTGCGCCAGATGTGTTTAGTAATTCACAGAACATGGCTTGGATGTTTGATGAGTATTCACGCCTGCGCGAGTTTGACAGCCCGGGTTTCATCACAGGTAAACCTATCGTGCTGGGCGGAAGTAAGGGGCGCGAGAGTGCCACTGCGCGTGGCGTAGCCATTTGTATTGAAGAGGCGCTCAAAATCCGCGGGTTGAACTTGCGCGATACGCGGGTGATTGTACAAGGGTTTGGCAACGCAGGCAGCTACATTGCCAAGTTTATGTATGACGCGGGCGCGAAAGTCGTCGGTATATCAGACGCGTATGGTGCGTTGTACCGTGAAGAGGGATTGGACATCGACGAACTTCTTGAGCGGCGAGATTCGTTTGGCACCGTCACGCGCTTGTATCGGCACACCATCAGCAACCGTGAACTCTTGGAGATGCCGTGTGACATCCTTGTTCCGGCGGCGGTTGAAAATCAAATTACGCAAGAGAACGCTGACCGGATTCAGGCGTCGATTGTGGTGGAAGCGGCCAACGGGCCGACGACTGCAGCAGCGACTGAAATTCTGACGGAGAAGGGCATTTTACTGGTTCCCGATGTGGTCGGCAATTCCGGTGGCGTGATTGTGTCTTATTTTGAATGGGTGCAAAATAACCAAGGCTACTACTGGGAAGAAGACGAAATTGATGAACGCCTGGCTTCGCGCATGCGGACAAGTTTTCAGCGGGTGTACCAGACATCGCTTCGGTACGGAGTCAACATGCGGCTCGCCGCGTACATTGTAGGAATTCAGCGGATGGCCGAAGCCGCAAGATGGCGCGGTTGGGTTTGA
- the pepV gene encoding dipeptidase PepV has product MFKDFIEQHRETMISTLQDILKIESVKGHPVPDGPFGAGPAEALSYVLKLAYDRGFVTKNIDGYAGHVEYGEGDDYIAVVSHLDVVPAGEGWSHPPYGAVIEQGKIYARGAIDDKGPAMSTLWALFAMKALGVQPKRKIRVIFGLDEESDWRCMEHYFRYEPKPIGGFTPDASFPLIYAEKGLVTLRIDVPADAESMSAQVLDFAGGDRVNMVPAHAVAEVDCHSSTAANEFALKIRKSAKDASINVTVETTDSIVKIYVAGVSAHASRPDAGVNAVLHLAQLLGTGTVSNSSMWRTVGSWDTAGRALGIDGADEETGPLTANLGRAELVDGMYHFYINIRFPIRMTAEQLLQDVQSFLSDKWQVSIVEHMPPLHVNPSSPLVETLMDVYRSYFGDDASPISIGGATYARAIPNAVAFGALFPNREDFAHKADENWSISDYLTCIEIYAEAMTRLANTL; this is encoded by the coding sequence GTGTTTAAGGACTTCATTGAACAGCATCGCGAGACCATGATTTCGACGCTTCAAGATATATTGAAAATCGAGAGCGTTAAAGGGCATCCGGTTCCCGATGGTCCGTTCGGGGCAGGTCCTGCAGAGGCGTTGTCTTATGTATTGAAGCTTGCGTATGATCGTGGGTTTGTGACGAAGAACATCGACGGTTACGCAGGTCATGTGGAGTATGGAGAGGGCGACGATTATATCGCGGTCGTCAGTCACCTGGATGTCGTTCCGGCTGGAGAAGGATGGAGCCATCCGCCTTATGGGGCGGTGATCGAGCAGGGGAAAATATATGCTCGAGGCGCCATTGACGATAAAGGTCCGGCTATGAGCACATTGTGGGCGCTGTTCGCCATGAAGGCGCTCGGTGTCCAACCCAAGCGCAAAATTCGCGTGATTTTTGGGTTGGATGAAGAAAGCGACTGGCGCTGTATGGAGCACTATTTCCGTTACGAGCCGAAGCCGATTGGCGGGTTTACGCCGGATGCTTCCTTCCCGTTGATTTATGCGGAAAAGGGATTAGTAACGCTGCGGATTGACGTTCCAGCAGATGCTGAATCGATGTCGGCGCAGGTGCTTGACTTTGCCGGTGGGGATCGAGTGAATATGGTGCCTGCTCATGCGGTCGCTGAAGTAGATTGCCATTCCTCGACGGCTGCCAATGAATTTGCATTGAAAATCAGGAAATCCGCCAAGGACGCGTCCATCAATGTCACTGTCGAGACGACCGATTCGATTGTTAAAATTTATGTCGCGGGTGTTTCGGCACATGCGTCGCGTCCAGATGCAGGTGTGAACGCGGTTCTTCATTTAGCGCAGTTGCTGGGCACAGGGACTGTATCGAATTCGTCGATGTGGCGAACGGTTGGCTCTTGGGATACGGCTGGTCGGGCACTCGGTATCGATGGTGCAGATGAGGAAACCGGGCCGCTTACAGCAAACCTCGGGCGGGCAGAACTGGTCGATGGTATGTATCATTTTTACATAAATATCCGATTTCCAATTCGGATGACCGCTGAGCAATTATTGCAGGATGTCCAGTCGTTCTTGTCGGACAAATGGCAGGTTTCCATCGTCGAACATATGCCGCCGCTTCACGTGAATCCGTCCTCACCGTTGGTTGAGACGTTGATGGACGTTTACCGGTCTTATTTTGGCGATGATGCCTCACCAATCAGCATTGGTGGCGCGACATACGCGAGAGCCATTCCAAATGCGGTTGCGTTTGGTGCGCTCTTTCCAAATCGCGAGGATTTTGCACACAAAGCAGATGAAAACTGGTCAATTAGCGATTATTTAACATGTATTGAGATTTATGCGGAAGCCATGACACGACTCGCGAATACGCTATAA